The following coding sequences lie in one Oncorhynchus kisutch isolate 150728-3 linkage group LG17, Okis_V2, whole genome shotgun sequence genomic window:
- the LOC109907423 gene encoding proline-rich protein PRCC: MSLVAYASSDDSDSETSSSIIPGSKPGGLFARLPFPKISASEALGNVRPSKGATHASSRNTVSSDGDEDSVTRSHAFKGGLLFDLPKPKKRTEPVKITIPEIKRGDSDSDEDEPRRKKSLPQGPGTGLSSLLPQPKNVVVKEMQRALVPHTLTKRPEPKKTTKPSLGSSQGHASASASPSAIKAAAKSAALQLARQIAADESDEELAPENYFSLGESSKPLPAVIPSLNPEPVPTSGLLPAPASIQRGTFQSDAPLDFSANQEGAWGGQQLGAYQQPSAEPQGYYNEAYYQDPESDPALPEPEQTGSSALFDDEAFMRLQGKRNRGKEEVKFLEIKGDDQLSGNQQWMTKSMTEEKQERKSFSKKKGDQPTGQQRRKHQITYLIHQAKERELELKNSWADNKLTRRQTQAKYGF, encoded by the exons ATGTCTTTGGTAGCGTATGCTAGCAGTGATGACAGTGATTCAGAAACATCTAGTTCCATCATCCCGGGGAGCAAACCCGGGGGGCTTTTCGCACGCCTTCCATTCCCAAAAATATCTGCCTCAGAGGCACTAGGAAACGTGCGACCAAGCAAAGGGGCAACACACGCATCATCACGGAACACTGTGTCAAGCGATGGCGACGAGGACTCCGTTACCCGTTCTCATGCATTTAAAGGAGGCTTGCTTTTCGACTTACCTAAGCCGAAGAAGCGAACAGAGCCTGTCAAAATCACTATACCTGAGATAAAAAGAGGGGAT TCTGACTCTGATGAAGATGAACCAAGGAGAAAGAAATCCCTGCCCCAG GGCCCTGGCACTGGcctttcctccctcctgcctcagCCCAAAAATGTGGTTGTGAAGGAGATGCAGAGGGCCCTAGTGCCTCACACCCTCACCAAGCGGCCGGAGCCAAAGAAAACCACAAAGCCCTCTTTAGGGTCCTCCCAGGGCCACGCCAGTGCTAGCGCATCTCCCTCCGCCATCAAAGCAGCAGCCAAGTCGGCTGCCCTGCAGCTAGCGAGGCAGATAGCTGCTGATGAAAGTGACGAGGAACTGGCCCCAGAGAACTACTTCTCCCTGGGAGAGAGCTCCAAACCTCTCCCCGCTGTGATCCCCAGCCTGAACCCAGAGCCTGTCCCCACCTCAGGCCTACTACCCGCTCCTGCAAGCATACAGCGTGGTACCTTCCAGTCAGACGCTCCTCTGGACTTTAGTGCGAACCAAGAGGGAGCTTGGGGAGGTCAACAGCTAGGGGCGTACCAACAGCCCTCGGCAGAGCCTCAG GGCTACTACAACGAGGCTTACTACCAGGATCCTGAGTCTGACCCAGCGTTGCCTGAGCCAGAGCAAACTGGTTCCTCCGCCCTGTTTGATGATGAAGCG TTCATGAGGCTGCAGGGGAAGAGGAACAGGGGCAAGGAAGAGGTGAAGTTCCTGGAGATCAAGGGAGATGACCAGCTGAGTGGCAACCAGCAGTGGATGACCAAGAGCATGACTGAGGAGAAGCAGGAGCGCAAGTCCTTCAGCAAG AAAAAGGGAGACCAACCCACAGGGCAACAGCGACGCAAGCACCAGATCACATACCTCATCCACCAG GCAAAGGAGCGAGAGCTGGAGCTGAAGAACAGCTGGGCCGACAACAAGCTGACTCGCCGGCAAACACAGGCAAAATACGGCTTCTAA